A single region of the Oncorhynchus masou masou isolate Uvic2021 unplaced genomic scaffold, UVic_Omas_1.1 unplaced_scaffold_751, whole genome shotgun sequence genome encodes:
- the LOC135537328 gene encoding large ribosomal subunit protein eL32-like produces QNWRKPRGIDNRVRRRFKGQMLMPNIGYGSNKKTKHMLPSGFRKFLVHNIRELEVLMMSNKTHAAEIAHNVSSKNRKLIVERAAQLAIKITNPNARLRSEEHE; encoded by the exons CAAAACTGGCGAAAACCCCGTGGTATCGACAACCGGGTGCGGCGGCGCTTCAAAGGCCAGATGCTGATGCCCAACATCGGCTACGGCAGCAACAAGAAGACCAAACACATGCTGCCCTCCGGCTTCAGGAAGTTCCTGGTGCACAACATCAGAGAGCTGGAGGTCCTCATGATGAGCAACAA GACCCATGCTGCAGAGATAGCCCACAACGTGTCGTCTAAGAACAGGAAGTTGATTGTGGAGAGGGCAGCTCAGCTGGCCATCAAGATCACCAACCCCAACGCCAGGCTACGCAGCGAGGAACACGAGTGA